The nucleotide window GAGATCGATGGAATCTCAAAGGATCCTCCTATTATCGCTGAAGCAATCAACAATCATTTTGCTGATATTTGTAACCAGTTACCCTCGCTTGATCTGAGGAAACTGTCCGCTTATTGCCCTACCCTACCTCCGCCGCGCATATTACTCACATATTTAATTGTTATTTAAACCAAGGTGTGTTCCCAGCAGTATGGAAAACCTCATCAATAACTCCGATACCTAAAACACCTAATGCAAAAAGCCTTGATCAACTAAGGCCTATCAGCCTTACCCGTCTCAACGGTACGATTTTGAGAGCTTTCTGGCTGAGTGGACTATGGTCGACTTTTACCCTCACATTGATAAACAGCAGTACGGTAATGTGAAGGACAGCTCAACTACTCACTATCTAGTGGATGTTGTAGACACTGTCCTTAAAGATATTGATGAGGCTGGCCATTATGTAACCGTATGTGCTGTTGACTTTACTAAAGCCTTTGACAGGATTAATCACAATATTGCTGTTCAGAAGTTAAATCTTTTGTGTAATCGCACCCAATCTGTTAGAATCAAAGGCAGGTCATCAGCATGTCAATCTATTACGGGGGAGTGCCTCAGGGCACTAAATTTGGTCCGATTATTTTTTCCGCCATGGTCAATGGTGCTGCATCTGAAGCCTTCCTGAgatggaaatatgttgatgacctgACGTTTGGTGAAGTTGTAAATGCTAAGACAGATTGTTGTTCACAACTGCAAAAAGATCTTGATGGTTTAGGTGAGTGGTGCAACAAAAATGACATGCTACCAAAACTTTCCAAATGTCATATTATGCACATCAGTTTTTTTGAAAAGGGAGCATTCCTTCAATCCTTTGACTCTCAATGGATCTGTTTTAGATGTCACTCAGAATATGAAACTTCTTGGTATCACCTTAGAAAGTGATCTTAGTTGGACTACTCAAGTCAATTAAATGATATCTCATGCCTCTAGACGAATGTATATGCTTTATGTTTTGAGACGATTCAATGCTACGTGAGATGATTTATCTTCTGTTTATCAAATGTACAttcggcctatcatggaatatgccAGCCCTTTATGGCATACTAGTATCTCCAGGGCACAGTCTGAGCAGATGGCGCTCGTCCAGAAGCGGGCGTGTCGTATCATCCTAGGCCATAGCTACACATCTTATCGGGCTGCTTTGGAGAAACTAGGTTTGGTTTCCTTATGTGCCGGAGAGATCACCTGTTGGTGCGATAAACATTCTCAAATGCTGCCTAAATCCAAAGGTGATCGGCCCGGTAGGAATCTTAAGTATGCCCAGCAGATTGATCCTCCTTGCTGTACGAGAACCGGGAACATGCAATCTACCATTCCTCAAGTTGTTCAGCGTCTTAATAATCTGTGATTTCTTTTTTGCCTTTGAATGTTATGCTATtatatgcattttgttgttgctttgtcTGTTATTTTTATACATACTTTTAATTGTTACCCAGGCGTATCAGGTCGGTGACCTGCTTGAATTCTGGATTGTTTTATAccttaataaataaacaaataaataaatatttaaatgttgttgtttttcacaGACATCCAACCTCTCGGACTTGAATCTGGACTTATTAAGGACAGTCAAATCACTGCTTCGAGCTACCATGTTGATAATAGATTGCCTGAATTTGGGAGACTCAATTACGATAACTACTGGGCACCTGCAACTAATGATTACATTACATACCACTGGCTGCAGGTGGATTTCCTCTCCGCTGTTGCTATACAAGGGATTAAAGTCCAAGGAAGTGGTTTCTTGCAACAGTGGGTGACACATTTATCAATTAAGACTGGAAATGATGAGAATTCGTTGGCGCCAGTTATGGAATCAGGCATCGAGAAGGTGAGAGACTCAACTGTAATTCGTAATCCGTCGACGGAGgaaagtagtcaaatcatccgacaccgagggaccagtagttttgaatacttccccGAAATGGAGCATGTTGTATTTAtttcacggtaaaatcgtaaacaaatgTCAAAACACACACCGGCCGGCATAGtcaataagcttaatattttgcttacctgattttattggaggatttctgctcaattaatatatattttgacCTATTAGTTTAATTTTCTTTTTAgcattccataaataacattttgtttcataaaacgtcaaattcgcgtgttattatccattggaaatctcggcaaaataactgcagcagacgccattttcacgataaacgtatctgcagaatcgccgttgtgtagcataaaaTGCTACGTCTGAATGAACGGTGGCGCGCGGGGTCGAGCggggggtcgagacaccgtgtagtagtaggggtgcggaagtatacaaatataacatgtttgaggggaagtagtcaaaacgactggtccctcggtgttggatgatttgactactagGGTTATATTATCCCGTATATCATCTCACTATATAAtatgtttttagtttttgctaccctttttgcTCGAAATGGACAAAAATCAGATATCAGATTTTTTCATTGTCTTTTACTCTTCATCAAGATCTTTACAGCAAATGTAAACGCCAATGATGTCGTGTATATTGAGTTTCCAGTAACAATATTTGCAAGACTGTTGCGTGTTATTCCAAAAGTGTGGAATGTATGGCCTGCAATACGCATGGAAGTCATGGGCCTCTATACAGGTATGTGGACAAATATCACTACCAGCCAGTTGAAACTATATTTATCATACCATGCTTTTTAGAATCGAATTGTTCATGTCTTTTAAGCGTTTTCTGTGACATTGTCCTAGTAATCAATATATTTGGATCATTTCTCCCTTTAAAAAATGCATAACGTAACTCACATCTAATAATAAACATGTATTCAGACTTCAGTAAGTCATTTTGGCCCTGTATTTTCAGTGGCCATACATAATACACTAGAATGACTAGAAAAGTAACTTGGTGGATTTTGCATGCACGCGGGGTGGTCCTCAGCTAATAGTCTAAAATTAAAGCACATACTCAAACAATCTACAGTATTTCTATTACCTCGTACCACATTTTGGAGCTTTTGTTTACCGAATGAAAGTGATAATCGTTGAGCTTGATGATCTTCATCTCATTACCATattatttatgaatattcattacCATATTGTTTATGCTACAGATGTGGGAGAAGCCAACATCTTTGCTATTTTTGTCCACACTCCTGGCAACTAGACTCAAAGAAGATAATACGTCATTAAGTGAAACTGAAAAAAAATGAGACAAGTGTAAAGTAATTAAATAAATTGATAGGAACCCCAACTTTAGtggtttttttgttcttttcctcCAGCTAGTGACGTCAACGCTGTTAATGCGCGTGCGCGTATTTTACCAAAGCAATTTATTCAATCTGACATGACTTGCTATGATAGAAATTGAATGGAGTAAACAAGGATATCTCAAGACCGTATCAAAACGATAATAAAGGGAGAAAAAAGATACGAGCTTCATAATAAACTGCATGGAATAAAATCAAATAACGTTTAGTTTGTAGACAAAATGATACAACCAACGGGACGGGGCACTCTTAGTTTGTAATAATTTACAGAACCCCGAATTCCCGGCTCTGAGTATGCATGTCATATTGGTGCGTTGTTGACAAACCTGGAGGAAAGGAGAATATTACGTAACAAGTAGAAATGTATCGCAAAAGGAAACTCTTCACACTCTCATCGGTCAACATTTTTTTTCATCCATCGGcaaaatgttcattattttgaaGTATGTTTTAGAGTGATTTAGAGTCCACCCATTGTATCCCTGATGTATGTAGTGCAAACGTGTAAAACTGTTTTATCCACTGCACAAAATGACACTTTGGAAAGATTAATAGGTTACAATCAAAGTTGATAACTCAGCCCAAAAGGGTCACTCCCATATATTTTTACGTGTCGTGTGCCTGTAAATAGAAGCGAACTCTACgcccaaatgacccccttttttcatcagcttacatcCAATAAACCCCTTTTGTTTTAGAAGTTAACAccaaatttgcacattttagcgCGTTTCGCGCGAATTTAGAACAAATTAAAAACGTTTAggcaattttagcttcaaaattgccaattttgcccattttgcggagaaagttatttttcactgacaatttttAGCGTTCCCACagtgaatgacccccttttttcgaaAAAAAAACCCCTACTGATAGACCCCTataggcacaggtacgtcactttcatattcgagtaaTTGAGGTATGTACCACTGAAACTCTTGATATATACCTCagctatagagtgtatgcaataaacccaagcggaacgagagttgctaagtaaccgctacacgaaccataaacacatgcatgatcagacaacaagtgttcaatttccccataacttcccacgttgtacacatgtcagtcgaatttggcggtgttggtttgtttgtcctccaagttatagcattgttcactttgtgttgaacattgtacgtgggcctcactgtaataactcaaagataactgtgatcatcatttcaagaggtcactctcccgattaagctaaacaacctatgtggaggaattttatgcatgaacaatcacatcaatgacgtagtaatgaataccctctatatgaTTTGACTAGTAATCAAATGAATATATTCCACGTCCAAGACTACTTAATGTTAAAGATCGCCTTAATATTCTCGTTCTATAAATTATAATCAATATCACGAATTTTCGCATAAAGTAAATTTTGTGTATCAAACAACAGTTATATTATTACAGATATATTTTTAACGCAGACGGGACTTTGGTCATACATTCCTAAACGACCGATTAAACGTGCAGAATTTCCTTTTGCTGATTCACAATTTAGATTATATGTTTTGTAAACAAGAATTTAAATGTGAATTGTAGAACAATAATTAGCCAGCTTGAACAATTACATTATTTCCTTCTTCCTTTTTTCTTCATCTATTTCTgctcttctcttctttttcttctcctcCTCATTATTTCTTCTTCGTCCTCTGCCTCCTCCCCCTCTTCTTCttctaaacatatcaaaaaaagtaacctCATCccttaactcaatttagccaaagcagagaagatgtaaaagaaggagatagatccagctatcctcaaacaaaatatgtgtgttgccgctcattcaaaagcaatcacgctatttaggtttaacaataaaatacaacaaaagggttcgaacccatgacgggtgtgatacacaagttgctgcttactggttttagggaaaggtcagtgtctgtataccatcaataccatgcataccatgcatgcagatcctaacatccagtttatttcaaataaaatatgaccgaagttccatggcaaataataattttgcacgcttggttacgctttcaacctctacgatttatgatacagactattttcaattatcaaaatatctttattaggtttgcaggaaatgacaggaaaatacattaaaacaataaaatatagatgatcaaaattatcccgtttctaacaaaatcctaaaacactctcctaaataattaatatatattcc belongs to Amphiura filiformis chromosome 18, Afil_fr2py, whole genome shotgun sequence and includes:
- the LOC140139681 gene encoding retinoschisin-like, giving the protein MVNGAASEAFLRWKYVDDLTFGEVVNAKTDCCSQLQKDLDGLDIQPLGLESGLIKDSQITASSYHVDNRLPEFGRLNYDNYWAPATNDYITYHWLQVDFLSAVAIQGIKVQGSGFLQQWVTHLSIKTGNDENSLAPVMESGIEKQM